GAATCTCGTACGAAAGTAATGACCTTGATTATGAGACAGTTGAATGATTTAAAACGAGGCAAGTTTACAGAGTCAGAGCTTCAATTGACAAAAGAAATGTTGGTGAATACGACCTTATTAGCACAGGATCGGCAAAATACCTTGATTGAAAGGGAATATCTGAAAACGATCCTAGGAACGAAAGTGCTTTCTTTAGAAGAGTGGTTAGAATCCATCGATAAGGTTAGTAGAGAAGAAATTATTGAAGTGGCAAAAACAATTAATTTACAGTCTGTTTATTTTATGGAAGGAAAGTAGTGTAAAGATTGAAAATTAAAGAAAAATATTATGAATCGGTTGGTGAGCAAGTTTACTTTACACGCTTGTCAAATGGGTTGACTATTCATTTAATTCCCAAAGAAGATTATTATGAAACCTATGGAATAATCACAACTAAGTTTGGCTCAGTGGATACACGAATTCTAGTGAATGGTGATGAAAGGCAATATCCTGCAGGAATTGCTCATTTCCTAGAACACAAAGTATTTGAAGATGAAAATGGTCAAGATTATTTAAAAAAATTCGTTCATTTAGGATCGGAAAGTAATGCCTTTACAAGCTTTACAAAGACAAGTTATCTTTTTTCAACAACTTCAAAAGTCCCTGAAAATATTCAATTGTTATTGGAGATGGTTTCAAAGGTTTCCTTTACAGAAAAATCTGTATCTAAGGAAAGAGAAATCATTCAACAAGAAATTGGAATGTACCAAGATAGTCCAGACTATCGATTATTTTTTGGTGCTTTAGAAAATTTATATCCTGGAACACCGTTAGCAGATGATATTGCTGGGACTAGGGAGTCTATTTCTGACATTACAATAGATAATCTCCGTGAAAACTTTGATCTATTCTATCATCCCTCTCAAATGCACTTATTAGTGATCGGAAACTTTGATGTTGATGAAGTATTGCAAGTAGTAAAAAAACATGATCTAGTTCCTCCTCATCCATCTGTGGAGTTAGAACGTTTTCCTGTAGAAAAAAATGAAGTAAGATTGAATCAATCTTGTAGAATGGAAGTTGCTACTCCTAAGTTGGCAATTGGAATTCGAGGAAATGATATCATTAAGGAAGAGGAAATATTTCGTTATAAATTGATGTTGAAATTACTATTTTCGATGATGTTTGGTTGGACTTCGCAACGGTTTCAAAGTTTATACGAAGCTGGGAAAATTGACAACTCATTGACACTTGAAGTCGAGGTTGAGGAATTATTTCATTTCGTTATTTTGACAATGGATACTCAAGAACCGGTGTCCTTATCTCATCAATTTAGGTCCGCGATCAAACAATTCGAGAAGGATCCAGATGTGAATCAGGAACATTTGGATACGATTAAAAGCGAAATGTTTGGTGATTTCTTACAAGGTTTAAATTCGCTTGAGTATAGTGCCACTCAGTTTGAATATTTTTCAGACGGTAGCACTTCTTATGATCTTCCAAAGATTTTACAAGGTATTAGTTTACAAGATATCATCAAATTAGGGCGTCAGTTCATCGACCAGGCTGAGATGGTTGACTATATGATTTTTCAAAAGTAGTAAACAATGTATCAAGAAGGGAAAACATGAAGAAGAGAACGATTGGTCAAGTGTTAAGATTGTCAAGAGTAAATTTACACTTAAGTTTACAGGATGTGTCAAATAAGACAGCTATTGAAATTCCTTATATAGAAGCGTTGGAAAACGATGAGTTTGATCTATTACCGAGTCCCTTTTACGCTCAGATCTATCTTAAAAAGTTAGCATGGGCTTTGGGATTAGATGAGTCCATTCTATTGACAGCTTTTCGCGAAGGAAAAGAATTGTTATTTGATGAAGAAATACTTGTAGATGACGAAGAGCTTCATTCAAGAAAATTAAGACAGAAAGCGAGCTGGTTACCAATCCTATATTATCTACTAGTGAGTTTTGCCATTCTTGGCTTTGTGATTTATATCGTATATTTTTATAAATTTACAGCATCTGTAAAATAGATGTAAAGATAGTTTATTTTTTGGAGGAAGTATGAAAAAAGAAAATATTCCTAATGCATTGACATTAATTCGGGTTGTGATGATTCCTATTTTTATTGCCATTTTAAGTTTAAGTCATTCTTACTTAGGACATATTGTAGCAGCAGTTATTTTTGCAATTGCTAGTATTACAGATTATTTAGATGGCTTTCTTGCACGAAAATGGAATGTAGTTAGTAATTTTGGTAAATTTGCCGATCCAATGGCAGATAAATTATTGGTCATGTCAGCCTTTATCATGATGATTGAATTAAAAATGGTTCCTGCTTGGATTGTAGCCGTTATTATTTGTCGTGAGTTAGCTGTTACTGGTTTGCGTCTTCTACTTGTTGAGACAGGTGGTACAGTTCTTGCTGCAGCCATGCCTGGAAAAATTAAAACATTTAGCCAAATGTTTGCCATTATCTTTTTGCTTTGCCATTGGACTCTTCCAGGGCAAGTGTTGCTTTATATTGCATTGATTTTTACAATTTATTCTGGTTACGACTACTTTAAGGGAAGTAGCTATCTCTTTAAAGACACATTTAAATAAATGAAACAGATGATTGAGCTAAAAAATGTATCCTTTCGATACGATAAAACAGTAGAAGAGTATCAAATTGACACGGTTTCGTTTCACGTGAAACAAGGAGAGTGGCTTTCGATTGTTGGACACAATGGTAGTGGGAAATCTACAGTTGTACGCCTGATTGATGGTCTTTTGGAAGCTGAGTCTGGTGAGATTTACATTGATGGAAAACAACTGACTCGTGAAACCATATGGGAAATCCGTAGTAAAATTGGGATTGTATTTCAGAATCCTGATAACCAATTTGTTGGTGCAACAGTAGAAGATGATGTTGCCTTTGGTTTAGAAAATCAAGGAATTCCACGGGAAGAAATGCTTCAACGAGTAGAGAAGGCTATTGAGCAAGTTGGTATGCTGGAGTTTAAAGATCGCGAACCATCTCGTTTGTCAGGTGGTCAAAAGCAACGGGTGGCCATAGCAGGTATTATCGCCTTGAGACCAACTATTATTATCCTTGATGAAGCAACTAGTATGTTAGATCCAGAAGGCAGAGAGGATCTAATGGCGGTAATGAGAGAACTTCAGAAAAAATTTCAATTAACAATTATCTCCATTACCCATGATTTAACCGAAATTGCCTTAAGTGATCGAACACTCGTGTTTCAAAAAGGAAAACTAGAGTCTTCTATGACGCCACGGGAATTGTTTTCAAGAAATGATCTCAATGAGATTGGACTAGATAAGCCTTTTAGTAAGCAGGTTCAAGAATCTCTCAGCTCGCATTTTCCGCTAAAACAGGATTATCTAACAGAAAGTGAGTTATTAGACCAACTATGGGAATCTCTTTAAAGAATGTCTATTATACTTATCAAGAGGGAAGTCCTTTTGAAGGGCAGGCGCTTTCTGATATTAGTTTGGAAATAAAAGATGGATCTTATACAGCCATTATCGGGCATACTGGTAGTGGCAAGTCTACTTTGTTGCAATTACTAAATGGTTTACTGCGTCCGACTAAAGGAACGATTCAATTTGAAGATTTTGTTTTAGATAATCATTCTGAGCCAAAAGAAATGAAGTACCTGAGAAAAAAAGTCGGTTTGGTTTTTCAATTTCCAGAAAGTCAGCTGTTTGCAGAAACCGTTCTAGCTGATGTAGCCTTTGGACCACAAAATTTTGGGGTACCTAAGGATAAAGCGGAGGAAATAGCCAAAGAAAAATTAGCGATCGTTGGTTTAGAAGAGTCTATCTATGATAAAAGTCCATTTGAACTATCTGGTGGACAGATGAGACGGGTTGCGATCGCGGGTATTTTAGCTATCGAACCAGAGATTTTAGTATTGGACGAGCCGACAGCAGGGCTAGATCCTGCTGGAAGAAAGGAATTGATGGTGTTGTTTGAGACATTACATAAAAATGGGATGACCCTAGTTCTGGTAACTCATACGATGGATGATGTAGCAAATTTTGCTGATACCGTATTTGCTTTAGAAGCGGGAAAACTTGTCCTAAACGGATCCCCAAGGGAAGTGTTTCAACAGGTTGAGTATTTACAAAAACTTCAATTAGGAGTCCCACAAATTACGAATTTTGCTCTTCAATTGAAACGAAGAGGACTTCCTCTGGACAGACTACCAATCAAAATTGAGGAACTTAAGGAGCTGTTACTTCATGAATAATATGATTTTAGGAAGGTATATTCCTGGAAACTCCATTATCCACCAACTGGATCCTCGTGGGAAGTTGCTCTCAATGTTTTTATTCATATTTCTTCTGTTTTGGGCAAATAATATCCAGACAAATGTTCTTCTCTTTGGTTTTATTTTTGTTTTAATGTATCTAACGAGGATTTCGGTTAGTTTTTATATTAAAGGCTTAAAATCAATGATTTTTATCATTGCTTTTACAACTATTTTTCAATTATTTGCGACCTCTCAAGGAACTATTTTGTATCAATGGTGGTTTTTTAAATTAACCGACCAAGGATTGATGCAAGCCACCATCATATTTTGTAGATTTATTTTAATCATTTTTTATTCGACGATTTTAACCGTGACGACGACACCATTGAGTTTAGCAGATGCTGTTGAAAAGATCCTTACACCACTAAAAATTATTAAGGTTCCGGCTCATGAGATTGGGTTAATGCTATCTATGAGTTTGCGCTTTGTTCCAACCTTAGTAGATGATACGAATCGAATCATGAATGCGCAAAGGGCGCGTGGTGTTGATTTTGGTGAAGGAAATCTATTAAAAAGGATCCGTTCCTTTATTCCGATCCTCATTCCTTTGTTTGCCTCAAGTTTTAAACGCGCAGATGCATTAGCAATTGCGATGGAAGCGAGAGGGTACAAAGGCGGTGAGGGACGAACACGCTATCGGACTCTGCAGTGGGGAGTAAAAGATAGCCTGGCATTGCTCGTTATTCTGTGTCTCATGTTGATAGTTTTTTATCTAAAAAATGGATAGAGCTAGTTGTATTGGTTCAAAAATAAGGAAAAAGCGCTATACAAAGCGCTTTTTACATTAAATTCACATATTCTTGTAACATTTGTAATATATTCTACAATAAACTGTAACATTTTGTGTGTATGATAGAATTATGTTCGAAAGGAGAATAGAATTCATGAACAGTAAAAAGTTCCAATGGACAGTCACTTCCCTACTTTCAGCAGCATCACTTTTCATTTCTGGTATTGCTACAGTGAATGCTAAAACTTACGAAGTGAAGTCTGGAGATACTCTATCAAAAATTGCACTAGAAAATAACACTTCAGTAGAAAATATTATTGCATCTAACAATCTGACCAATGAAGATTTGATCTATGCAGGACAAATTATTGAGTTAGGTGAGCGCTCAAAATCTATGATTGATAAAGTTGCTCCACAAGAGCAAGCAAAACCTGCTGAAAGTGCACCTACAGCAACTGTAACAGCACAAACTGCTCAAAAACAAACAACTTATGCAGCAAATGCTGCAGTGACTTCTGCACAATCAACAAATGGTGGAATTGTTCTATCAAATGGGAATACTGCTGGAGAACAAGGATCTTATGCAGCTGCTCGTATGGCTGAAATGACTGGTGTACCTGCTTCTACTTGGGAAGCAATTATTGCCCGTGAATCAAATGGTCAAGTAAATGCAGCAAATGCTTCTGGTGCTAGTGGTTTGTTCCAAACAATGCCAGGTTGGGGTTCAACTGCAACAGTTGATGATCAAATCCAGGCTGCATACAATGCATATAGCTCACAAGGTTTATCAGCTTGGGGTTATTAAAAAAATAGGTTTACAATTTGTAAACCTATTTTTTTAATGTCTCAAGAATATCAAGTGGAGAGTGACAAATAAAATCTGGTGAGTAAAGAAGTAGCTCTTCAAGATCTCCAAATCCCCAAGTGACGGCCATGGTTTTTATGCCAACTGTTTGACCTCCAATGAGGTCAAATTTTGTGTCTCCAATAATCACTGTCTCCTCTTTTGGAAGCTCATTGATTGACAAGGCGTATCGAATGACATCGGCTTTGTGGATACGATCTGAATTTGATCCATAAATTCCTTTAAAGTATTTAGCGATACCTAAATCTTGACACATCTGCAAAGCAACTGGTTCATGTTTTGAAGTAGTTACATAAAGAGGAATGTTTTCGTCTTGTAATGCTTTCAAAGCTTCTACTATCTGAGAAAACAGAGTTGATTTGTATTGACCTTTTTCATGATAATACTGGCGATAGATAGTTACGGCTTGATCTACCAAAGTTTCAGGAAGGGTAGCTTCAAAACTAGAAATCAAAGGTGGTCCCATAAAACTACGGATGGTTTTGAGATCGGGTTGAGGCACCTTCAAAGTATCGAATGTATGTTGAAAGCTCTCTGTAATTCCCTTGGAACTATCAACTAATGTTCCATCTAAGTCAAAGAATAAGGCTTGCATGTTATTCTCCAAATATCTCTTTTTGTAATCTACGTCCGGTTGGTGTTGCTGCCAATCCTCCTTCAGCTGTTTCTCTAAAGGCAGTCGGAAGACTAGAACCAACTTGGTACATGGCGTCAATAACTTCATCAACAGGTATTTTTGATTCAATGCCTGCTAAGGCCATATCAGCAGCAATGAAGGCATAGCTGGCTCCCATTGCGTTTCGTTTGACACATGGAACTTCCACGAGTCCTGCTACTGGATCACAAATGAGGCCAAGCATGTTTTTGATGACAAAACAGACTGCCTGACTCGCTTGATAAGGAGTTCCCCCGGCAGCTAGTGTCAATGCAGCCGCACTCATAGCTGAAGCAGAACCGACTTCTGCTTGACAACCACCTTCTGCACCTGAAATAGAAGCATTATTGGCGATGACTAAACCAAAAGCTCCAGCTGTCAGTAGAAAATCTAATTGTTGCTGACGGTTTAACCCTAATTTTTGGGTTGCTGCAGTGAGAACTGCGGGAAGGCAGCCAGCAGATCCTGCAGTGGGTGTTGCACAGACCAGTCCCATTTTAGCATTGTGTTCGTTGACAGCAATAGCATTCTTCGCTGCGGTTAGGACTGTCAAGTCAGATAACGTTTTTCCTGATTTGATATAGCGATCTAATTTTGCGGCATCCCCACCGGTTAACCCACTACGAGAGTGGTTTTCATTTAACCCTAACCTTACAGAATCAATCATCACTTCTAAATTACGGGTCATTAATCGTAGGACTTCTTCTCGTTCACGACCAGTTAGTTCAAATTCAGTTGCAATCATTAACTCTGCAACGTTTCCTTCGTATTGCGTGCTTGCTTGTTCTACGAGGTCTACAATTGAATAAAACATATGAACTCCTTATTTGAAAAAGTTGACATTATGAAGATGAGGGATTTTACGGATATCTTCGATAGCTGCTTCACAACTCCTGGAGTCAACTTCTATAATCATAATCGCTTTTTCTCCAGCTTTTTCCCGCGTCACATTCATTTGTGCAATATTAATATCATAGCGAGAAAGAGCTTCTGTCACATGAGCGATCATTCCAGGGACGTCTTGGTGAACAATGATAATGGTTGGAGTATTCATATTTAGCGAGATGGCAAAGCCATTTAATTCAGTAACCTGTATGTTCCCACCCCCAATTGAGATTCCAGTGACAGAAATCGTTTTATGGTCATTTTTTACAGTAATAGTCGTTGTGTTTGGGTGAGGAGCATTGCTTTCTTTTTGAATAGACCAAACAATCCGAATACCTCGTTCATGTGCAATTTTTAGACTATCTGGGATTCTAGGATCATCTGTGTCCATTCCTAAGATGCCCGCTACTAAGGCTAAATCTGTTCCATGACCACGATAGGTTTTGGCGAAGGAATTAAATAATTGAAACTCAACTTCTTTTGGCTCCTCTCCAAATATAGAAGAAACAATTTTACCAATTCGAACAGCACCTGCAGTGTGACTACTGGATGGGCCAATCATCACAGGTCCAATAATATCAAAAACTGATTGGAATTTTAAAGAGTTCATGCTCTGCTCCTTTGTGATCACTTTACTTCATTATATCAGATATGGCTGATGATTTCTTCTATTTTTCCCGAAATATCTGAGAAATCTTAAAGGGGGCTTAAAGCATTTATATTATCCTGGAATTTTAGTATTTCTAACATCTGACTGAAATATTTGACACATTATTTCAATAAATATGAAATATTTCTTGTGTAGTATAGAGGTATACCAATAAAGGAGTACAGAATAATGAATAAAAAACAAATGATGAAACGAATTATTGGACTTAGTTTACTTGCAGGCCTTTTCCTTCCAATTGTAGCGCATGCAGATTCTTATACTGTAAAATCAGGTGATACTTTATCAGCTATTGCTAAAGAGAAGAACACAACGGTTAATGCAATTGCTAAGAAAAATAAGATTAGTAACGTGAATCTCATCTCAGTTGGTCAAGTTCTTGAGATTGAAGATGCAAATACAACGCAGAAAACCACGGAGCAAGCTCCTGCTAGTAAAACTGATACTACACAAGCAACAACTACTGTCTCTGCTTCAGATGGCTTGAGTGCGGAAGATGCAGCTGCTAAGGAATGGATTGCCCAAAAAGAGTCAAGTGGTAGTTATACAGCACAAAATGGCCAATATTATGGTCGTTACCAATTGACTATCACTTATTTGAATGGTGATTTATCACCTGCAAACCAAGAAAAAGTGGCCAATCAATATGTTGTCAGCCGTTATGGATCATGGTCAGCAGCTAAAAATTTCTGGTTGGCAAATGGATGGTATTAAATTCGTATGAAAAGAGTTCTTGAATAGGACTCTTTTTATATTTACAGACCTGTAAACCCATCGATCCTGATCAACAAAAAGAATAGTAAGATGCTTGTTTTCTAATATAAAGCGTGTTAAAATGGTAACTGCTCAAAACGACCTTCAATCGTTGAAGCAAACCACGACCTTCAATCGTGAGAAACGAAAAGATGGGAGAAATCTATGAGTGATAACTCGAAAACACGTGTTGTCGTTGGTATGAGTGGTGGTGTGGATTCATCTGTAACAGCTTTATTATTAAAGCAACAGGGTTACGATGTCATCGGCATCTTCATGAAAAACTGGGACGACACAGACGAAAATGGCGTCTGTACAGCTACAGAAGATTACAAAGATGTAGCAGCGGTTGCAGACCAAATTGGCATTCCTTACTATTCTGTCAACTTTGAGAAAGAATACTGGGATCGTGTCTTTGAATATTTTCTTGCCGAATACCGAGCTGGTCGAACACCAAATCCGGATGTCATGTGTAATAAGGAAATCAAATTTAAGGCCTTCTTAGATTATGCCATGACACTCGGTGCCGATTATGTAGCGACAGGGCACTATGCGCGCGTGGCGCGTGATGAGGACGGCATTGTTCATATGTTACGTGGCGTTGACAACGGTAAGGACCAAACTTATTTCTTAAGCCAACTGTCACAAGAACAACTTCAAAAAACCATGTTCCCATTGGGATATTTGGAAAAGCCTGAGGTCCGCCGTCTAGCTGAAGAAGCTGGATTGGCAACAGCTAAAAAGAAAGACTCAACTGGAATTTGCTTTATTGGAGAAAAGAATTTCAAAGAATTTCTAGGGAACTACCTTCCTGCCCAACCAGGTCGAATGATGACCATCGATGGACGAGATATGGGCGAACATGCTGGTTTGATGTATTACACAATCGGTCAACGGGGTGGACTTGGAATTGGTGGCCAACAAGGTGGAGACAATGCTCCATGGTTTGTAGTTGGTAAAGACCTCAGTCAAAATATTCTTTATGTCGGTCAAGGCTTCTACCATGAAGCATTGATGTCAACAAGTTTACAGGCTAGTCAAGTTCACTTTACACGAGATATGCCAGAAGAGTTTACATTAGAGTGTACAGCTAAGTTCCGCTACCGTCAACCGGATTCCAAGGTGACTGTACACGTTAAAGGTGACAAGGCAGAAGTGATTTTTGCAGAACCTCAACGAGCCATTACACCAGGACAAGCTGTTGTTTTTTACGACGGTGAAGAGTGTCTAGGCGGTGGCTTGATTGACAATGCTTATCGGGATGGAAAAGTTTGTCAGTATATTTAGATTGACAAATTTTCTCAATTTGCTACAATAATAAAAGCAATAGAAATGATGGTCAAAGCTCATGGATGTTGCAGGCTTTTTTGTCCTGCACTTCTCAGAGTTTTGACTATTTTTGTGTGATTTCGAAAGGAAGTAAAATGAAGCAACAGGATTTTCGGACGAAAATAGGTTCTACTGTTTTTGGTGTGAGAGCGACTGCTTTGATTGTAAAAGATAACCGCTTGTTCGTCATAGAAGATGAGGACGGCTGTTATACAATCGGAGGTGCTATTCAAGTCAATGAAACTACAGAAGATGCGGTGGTTCGGGAAGTCAAAGAGGAACTTGGTGTCACATCTACAGCAGGTCCGTTAGCTTTCGTGGTTGAAAATCACTTTGAACAAGCTGGAATCCACTACCATAACATTGAATTTCATTATTTAGTGGACTTGCTAGAAGATGCACCTTTGGTCATGCAGGAAGATACAAAGCAATTACCTTGTCGTTGGATTGCTTTAGATGATTTACATACTGTCGACCTGAAACCGGCTTTTTTAAAATCAGCCCTACCAGACTGGGACGGAAAATTACGACACATCCATCTTGAGAAATAGGAGAAATAGAATGAATAATAACTTTATAGAAGAATACGATATCATTGTAATCGGTGCGGGGCATGCGGGAGTAGAAGCCTCTCTAGCTGCTAGCCGTATGGGTTGTAAGGTCTTACTTGCGACTATTAACATTGAAATGCTGGCTTTTATGCCTTGTAATCCCTCTATTGGTGGTTCTGCTAAGGGGATTGTCGTGCGTGAAGTCGATGCCCTCGGTGGAGAAATGGCGAAGAATATCGACAAGACCTACATCCAAATGAAAATGCTCAATACTGGTAAAGGTCCTGCGGTTCGTGCACTTCGGGCTCAAGCAGATAAAGAACTTTACTCAAAAGAAATGCGGAAAACGGTTGAAAACCAAGAAAATTTAACTCTTCGCCAAACTATGATTGATGAGATTTTGGTGGAGAATGGTAAGGTTGTTGGTGTAAGGACTGCCACTCACCAAGAGTATGGGGCAAAGGCTGTTATTGTCACTACTGGGACAGCTTTACGCGGAGAAATTATCATTGGAGATCTCAAGTATTCGTCAGGACCTAATCATAGTCTAGCTTCTATCAATTTGGCTGATAATCTCAAACAGCTAGGATTAGAAATTGGACGTTTCAAAACAGGGACGCCACCTCGTGTAAAGGCATCGTCAATTAACTATGACGAAACGGAAATTCAACCTGGAGATGAAGCTCCAAATCATTTTTCTTATACATCGCGTGATGAAGATTATGTAAAGGATCAGGTTCCTT
The DNA window shown above is from Streptococcus sp. S1 and carries:
- the yfmH gene encoding EF-P 5-aminopentanol modification-associated protein YfmH produces the protein MKIKEKYYESVGEQVYFTRLSNGLTIHLIPKEDYYETYGIITTKFGSVDTRILVNGDERQYPAGIAHFLEHKVFEDENGQDYLKKFVHLGSESNAFTSFTKTSYLFSTTSKVPENIQLLLEMVSKVSFTEKSVSKEREIIQQEIGMYQDSPDYRLFFGALENLYPGTPLADDIAGTRESISDITIDNLRENFDLFYHPSQMHLLVIGNFDVDEVLQVVKKHDLVPPHPSVELERFPVEKNEVRLNQSCRMEVATPKLAIGIRGNDIIKEEEIFRYKLMLKLLFSMMFGWTSQRFQSLYEAGKIDNSLTLEVEVEELFHFVILTMDTQEPVSLSHQFRSAIKQFEKDPDVNQEHLDTIKSEMFGDFLQGLNSLEYSATQFEYFSDGSTSYDLPKILQGISLQDIIKLGRQFIDQAEMVDYMIFQK
- a CDS encoding helix-turn-helix domain-containing protein, which produces MKKRTIGQVLRLSRVNLHLSLQDVSNKTAIEIPYIEALENDEFDLLPSPFYAQIYLKKLAWALGLDESILLTAFREGKELLFDEEILVDDEELHSRKLRQKASWLPILYYLLVSFAILGFVIYIVYFYKFTASVK
- the pgsA gene encoding CDP-diacylglycerol--glycerol-3-phosphate 3-phosphatidyltransferase, which produces MKKENIPNALTLIRVVMIPIFIAILSLSHSYLGHIVAAVIFAIASITDYLDGFLARKWNVVSNFGKFADPMADKLLVMSAFIMMIELKMVPAWIVAVIICRELAVTGLRLLLVETGGTVLAAAMPGKIKTFSQMFAIIFLLCHWTLPGQVLLYIALIFTIYSGYDYFKGSSYLFKDTFK
- a CDS encoding energy-coupling factor ABC transporter ATP-binding protein → MKQMIELKNVSFRYDKTVEEYQIDTVSFHVKQGEWLSIVGHNGSGKSTVVRLIDGLLEAESGEIYIDGKQLTRETIWEIRSKIGIVFQNPDNQFVGATVEDDVAFGLENQGIPREEMLQRVEKAIEQVGMLEFKDREPSRLSGGQKQRVAIAGIIALRPTIIILDEATSMLDPEGREDLMAVMRELQKKFQLTIISITHDLTEIALSDRTLVFQKGKLESSMTPRELFSRNDLNEIGLDKPFSKQVQESLSSHFPLKQDYLTESELLDQLWESL
- a CDS encoding energy-coupling factor transporter ATPase, which gives rise to MGISLKNVYYTYQEGSPFEGQALSDISLEIKDGSYTAIIGHTGSGKSTLLQLLNGLLRPTKGTIQFEDFVLDNHSEPKEMKYLRKKVGLVFQFPESQLFAETVLADVAFGPQNFGVPKDKAEEIAKEKLAIVGLEESIYDKSPFELSGGQMRRVAIAGILAIEPEILVLDEPTAGLDPAGRKELMVLFETLHKNGMTLVLVTHTMDDVANFADTVFALEAGKLVLNGSPREVFQQVEYLQKLQLGVPQITNFALQLKRRGLPLDRLPIKIEELKELLLHE
- a CDS encoding energy-coupling factor transporter transmembrane component T family protein, which codes for MNNMILGRYIPGNSIIHQLDPRGKLLSMFLFIFLLFWANNIQTNVLLFGFIFVLMYLTRISVSFYIKGLKSMIFIIAFTTIFQLFATSQGTILYQWWFFKLTDQGLMQATIIFCRFILIIFYSTILTVTTTPLSLADAVEKILTPLKIIKVPAHEIGLMLSMSLRFVPTLVDDTNRIMNAQRARGVDFGEGNLLKRIRSFIPILIPLFASSFKRADALAIAMEARGYKGGEGRTRYRTLQWGVKDSLALLVILCLMLIVFYLKNG
- a CDS encoding LysM peptidoglycan-binding domain-containing protein, with protein sequence MNSKKFQWTVTSLLSAASLFISGIATVNAKTYEVKSGDTLSKIALENNTSVENIIASNNLTNEDLIYAGQIIELGERSKSMIDKVAPQEQAKPAESAPTATVTAQTAQKQTTYAANAAVTSAQSTNGGIVLSNGNTAGEQGSYAAARMAEMTGVPASTWEAIIARESNGQVNAANASGASGLFQTMPGWGSTATVDDQIQAAYNAYSSQGLSAWGY
- a CDS encoding HAD hydrolase-like protein; translation: MQALFFDLDGTLVDSSKGITESFQHTFDTLKVPQPDLKTIRSFMGPPLISSFEATLPETLVDQAVTIYRQYYHEKGQYKSTLFSQIVEALKALQDENIPLYVTTSKHEPVALQMCQDLGIAKYFKGIYGSNSDRIHKADVIRYALSINELPKEETVIIGDTKFDLIGGQTVGIKTMAVTWGFGDLEELLLYSPDFICHSPLDILETLKK
- the sdaAA gene encoding L-serine ammonia-lyase, iron-sulfur-dependent, subunit alpha produces the protein MFYSIVDLVEQASTQYEGNVAELMIATEFELTGREREEVLRLMTRNLEVMIDSVRLGLNENHSRSGLTGGDAAKLDRYIKSGKTLSDLTVLTAAKNAIAVNEHNAKMGLVCATPTAGSAGCLPAVLTAATQKLGLNRQQQLDFLLTAGAFGLVIANNASISGAEGGCQAEVGSASAMSAAALTLAAGGTPYQASQAVCFVIKNMLGLICDPVAGLVEVPCVKRNAMGASYAFIAADMALAGIESKIPVDEVIDAMYQVGSSLPTAFRETAEGGLAATPTGRRLQKEIFGE
- the sdaAB gene encoding L-serine ammonia-lyase, iron-sulfur-dependent subunit beta, coding for MNSLKFQSVFDIIGPVMIGPSSSHTAGAVRIGKIVSSIFGEEPKEVEFQLFNSFAKTYRGHGTDLALVAGILGMDTDDPRIPDSLKIAHERGIRIVWSIQKESNAPHPNTTTITVKNDHKTISVTGISIGGGNIQVTELNGFAISLNMNTPTIIIVHQDVPGMIAHVTEALSRYDINIAQMNVTREKAGEKAIMIIEVDSRSCEAAIEDIRKIPHLHNVNFFK
- the apf gene encoding aggregation-promoting factor; the encoded protein is MNKKQMMKRIIGLSLLAGLFLPIVAHADSYTVKSGDTLSAIAKEKNTTVNAIAKKNKISNVNLISVGQVLEIEDANTTQKTTEQAPASKTDTTQATTTVSASDGLSAEDAAAKEWIAQKESSGSYTAQNGQYYGRYQLTITYLNGDLSPANQEKVANQYVVSRYGSWSAAKNFWLANGWY
- the mnmA gene encoding tRNA 2-thiouridine(34) synthase MnmA, which gives rise to MSDNSKTRVVVGMSGGVDSSVTALLLKQQGYDVIGIFMKNWDDTDENGVCTATEDYKDVAAVADQIGIPYYSVNFEKEYWDRVFEYFLAEYRAGRTPNPDVMCNKEIKFKAFLDYAMTLGADYVATGHYARVARDEDGIVHMLRGVDNGKDQTYFLSQLSQEQLQKTMFPLGYLEKPEVRRLAEEAGLATAKKKDSTGICFIGEKNFKEFLGNYLPAQPGRMMTIDGRDMGEHAGLMYYTIGQRGGLGIGGQQGGDNAPWFVVGKDLSQNILYVGQGFYHEALMSTSLQASQVHFTRDMPEEFTLECTAKFRYRQPDSKVTVHVKGDKAEVIFAEPQRAITPGQAVVFYDGEECLGGGLIDNAYRDGKVCQYI
- a CDS encoding NUDIX hydrolase codes for the protein MKQQDFRTKIGSTVFGVRATALIVKDNRLFVIEDEDGCYTIGGAIQVNETTEDAVVREVKEELGVTSTAGPLAFVVENHFEQAGIHYHNIEFHYLVDLLEDAPLVMQEDTKQLPCRWIALDDLHTVDLKPAFLKSALPDWDGKLRHIHLEK